One Myxococcus guangdongensis DNA segment encodes these proteins:
- a CDS encoding MYXO-CTERM sorting domain-containing protein, whose product MPRAWFVSLCLLLLGLSSNALGQPLVDAGEPFGLLPLIDEVNVGDPADPHPVVHGANSTSTLRSLTLGGVTRPVRVMTMGPQAKSFSYKLGVGKGLQAGRAYLLVVEYPDNESRLMAVANKGADKFRGFSTGTSIGDFREQYAYPNPESLRFPLSNQWQQFRQFFYLHDRFAPIVGQRNLKDTRRPEGPAQGFWVSVGHFARHGGPTDKGTAVSRIRLFEVPNPSSLDLAIHYPPAPLPRRHIFWREEMNDDTAICAQGAGTGCQPGASPGNWFDYRMKQAKFLGIDTYGHDLMEFGYTEGWDADSFSAPPWYVQPKDPTLWATAVSRAAANGFSVLPYYEYSGAISGERLFTDTPCSEDSDCKSISQWHECMEPWEQPLACGLRPLGEQRRCKPLFDRDGDIYSPIYWSDENCVDVSDPDALADVKKVMDATVLHFKGQVNFLGAWFRTRPTDLPMSFSPETLGRFSSDTGQSVSRVMLQTDLALRARYFAWWFGKRRAFLEAIRDYLRQNGVPNAQVLFTPYPEEGLPTPEDLSEMAVTVTDDPATWATIDDQGCCAPGDTTTNCCQYRYPPTEPAAFLQDGTYRKAITADELPPTEHLDRPWGEPFSSFPPADPDGFKTSEGLYVTYPFNRLFSVADPTLLGRFRGASGLAMVHHFPLNEDDGTGNHAQDTANDRYGNWPMGGLWGYLSMAVDRQGPYSMLAEARAVANGDPTLLGYLEASSISRGFPEYTRAFHAAFLALPALPSTVVPGAASTAEVVVRKMATAQGNFYAVVNTSMQSKTGVNIVLPGETRPIVDRVRRTVVTGTNLTLYPGQLLAWQVGGTEGVPGPTDAGSEPGCVDETGVGTARPLEGRDGEVEAVQGCGGCGSTGGAGALTLVGLVGLALMLRRKRA is encoded by the coding sequence ATGCCGCGTGCATGGTTCGTGTCGTTGTGTCTTTTGCTGCTGGGGCTGTCTTCGAACGCGCTGGGACAGCCCCTGGTGGACGCGGGTGAGCCCTTCGGCTTGCTGCCGTTGATCGACGAGGTCAACGTCGGAGACCCGGCGGACCCGCACCCCGTCGTGCACGGAGCGAACAGCACGTCGACGCTGCGCTCCCTCACCCTGGGCGGGGTGACGCGGCCGGTGCGCGTCATGACGATGGGGCCGCAGGCGAAGTCCTTCTCCTACAAGCTGGGGGTGGGCAAGGGGCTCCAGGCCGGGCGCGCGTACCTGCTCGTGGTGGAGTACCCGGACAACGAGTCGCGACTGATGGCGGTGGCGAACAAGGGCGCGGACAAGTTCCGGGGCTTCAGCACCGGAACGTCCATTGGCGACTTCCGCGAGCAGTACGCCTATCCCAACCCGGAGTCGCTCCGCTTCCCGCTGTCGAACCAGTGGCAGCAGTTCCGCCAGTTCTTCTACCTGCATGACCGCTTCGCCCCCATCGTCGGGCAGCGCAACCTGAAGGACACGCGGCGCCCCGAGGGACCGGCCCAGGGCTTCTGGGTCTCCGTGGGCCACTTCGCGCGCCACGGTGGACCGACGGACAAGGGCACGGCCGTCTCGCGCATCCGGCTGTTCGAGGTGCCGAACCCGTCGAGCCTGGACCTGGCCATCCACTACCCGCCCGCGCCGCTGCCGCGTCGGCACATCTTCTGGCGCGAGGAGATGAACGACGACACGGCCATCTGCGCGCAGGGCGCGGGGACGGGCTGCCAGCCCGGGGCCTCCCCCGGCAACTGGTTCGATTACCGGATGAAGCAGGCGAAGTTCCTGGGCATCGACACGTATGGCCACGACTTGATGGAGTTCGGCTACACGGAGGGGTGGGACGCGGACTCGTTCTCCGCGCCGCCCTGGTACGTGCAGCCCAAGGACCCGACGCTGTGGGCCACGGCGGTGTCCCGCGCGGCGGCCAACGGCTTCTCCGTGTTGCCCTATTACGAGTACTCGGGCGCCATCTCCGGTGAGCGGCTCTTCACGGACACGCCCTGCTCGGAGGACTCCGACTGCAAGTCCATCTCCCAGTGGCACGAGTGCATGGAACCGTGGGAACAGCCGCTGGCATGCGGGCTGCGGCCGCTGGGCGAGCAACGTCGATGCAAGCCGTTGTTCGACCGGGATGGGGACATCTACTCGCCCATCTACTGGTCGGACGAGAACTGCGTGGACGTGTCGGACCCGGACGCGCTGGCGGACGTGAAGAAGGTGATGGACGCCACGGTGCTGCACTTCAAGGGGCAGGTGAACTTCCTGGGCGCGTGGTTCCGCACGCGGCCCACGGACCTTCCGATGAGCTTCTCTCCTGAGACGCTCGGCCGCTTCTCCAGCGACACCGGACAGAGCGTGTCACGCGTGATGCTCCAGACGGACCTGGCCCTGCGGGCGCGCTACTTCGCGTGGTGGTTCGGCAAGCGGCGCGCGTTCCTGGAGGCCATCCGCGACTACCTGAGACAGAACGGCGTGCCGAACGCCCAGGTGCTCTTCACGCCTTATCCGGAGGAGGGGTTGCCCACCCCGGAGGACCTGTCGGAGATGGCCGTCACCGTCACCGACGACCCGGCCACGTGGGCCACCATCGATGACCAGGGATGCTGCGCTCCGGGGGACACGACGACGAACTGCTGTCAGTACCGCTACCCGCCCACCGAGCCGGCGGCATTCCTCCAGGATGGCACGTACCGCAAGGCCATCACCGCGGACGAGCTGCCGCCCACCGAACACCTGGACCGTCCCTGGGGCGAGCCGTTCAGCAGCTTCCCTCCCGCGGACCCGGATGGCTTCAAGACGTCGGAGGGGCTCTACGTGACGTATCCGTTCAACCGGCTCTTCAGCGTGGCGGACCCGACGTTGCTCGGTCGCTTCCGTGGGGCGTCGGGTCTGGCGATGGTCCACCACTTCCCGTTGAACGAGGACGACGGCACGGGCAACCACGCGCAGGACACGGCGAATGACCGCTATGGCAATTGGCCCATGGGGGGCCTGTGGGGTTACCTCTCCATGGCGGTGGACCGGCAGGGGCCGTACTCGATGCTCGCCGAGGCGCGCGCGGTGGCGAACGGCGACCCGACGTTGCTGGGCTACCTGGAGGCGTCGTCCATCAGCCGTGGCTTCCCCGAGTACACGCGTGCCTTCCACGCGGCGTTCCTGGCGCTGCCCGCGCTGCCGAGCACGGTGGTGCCGGGCGCGGCCTCCACCGCGGAGGTGGTGGTGCGGAAGATGGCCACGGCGCAGGGGAACTTCTACGCGGTGGTGAACACGTCCATGCAGTCGAAGACGGGGGTGAACATCGTGCTGCCCGGCGAGACGCGGCCCATCGTGGACCGGGTGCGGCGCACGGTGGTGACGGGGACGAACCTCACGCTCTACCCAGGTCAGCTCCTCGCGTGGCAGGTCGGCGGAACGGAGGGAGTGCCGGGTCCGACGGACGCGGGCTCGGAGCCTGGATGTGTCGATGAGACGGGTGTGGGGACGGCCCGGCCGCTCGAGGGGAGGGATGGCGAGGTGGAGGCGGTACAGGGCTGTGGTGGCTGCGGCTCGACGGGTGGGGCGGGGGCGCTCACCCTGGTGGGGCTCGTGGGGCTGGCCCTGATGCTGCGCCGCAAGCGCGCCTGA
- a CDS encoding nuclear transport factor 2 family protein, translating to MREKDTQYVLDWIAIQELVAEYGQAIDFGKDTGDWSRWASVFTPELTADYSRFMGGEPLRITREQAAEYGRVAVSPFTRVQHATATTVRIHFRNETHAQVMAYAEVAHYFTLGGVQQEWTIVARYTHDVVKTAEGWRIEKVLLDPVHYRGNPLGLEFVQGKRLA from the coding sequence ATGCGCGAAAAAGACACGCAGTATGTATTGGATTGGATTGCCATCCAGGAGCTGGTGGCGGAGTACGGGCAGGCCATCGACTTCGGCAAGGACACCGGGGACTGGAGCCGGTGGGCGAGCGTCTTCACGCCCGAGCTCACCGCGGACTACAGCCGCTTCATGGGTGGTGAGCCCCTCCGCATCACCCGCGAGCAGGCCGCCGAGTACGGCCGGGTCGCGGTCAGCCCCTTCACCCGCGTCCAGCACGCCACGGCGACGACCGTCCGCATCCACTTCAGGAACGAGACGCATGCCCAGGTGATGGCCTACGCGGAGGTGGCCCACTATTTCACGCTCGGCGGCGTGCAGCAGGAGTGGACCATCGTCGCGCGCTACACCCATGACGTGGTGAAGACCGCCGAGGGCTGGCGCATCGAGAAGGTTCTCCTGGACCCCGTCCACTACCGCGGCAACCCCCTGGGCCTGGAGTTCGTGCAGGGCAAGCGGCTGGCCTGA
- a CDS encoding sigma 54-interacting transcriptional regulator, with amino-acid sequence MQRKLSSNEESTAGHVRGAPVLGRRYVPTLTLISHPDLQRAGERALLEVLETLGVPMSMSRNGPDFSRPGVPGARPLDDPFLSRTPLWLEPRPRGGLRLVAPAQGTHVAVADTPVHGAVELTAEALREGVPLVLAERLVLLLHLTAVPGPRGVDDLGLLGPSERLQQLREDILRVADLPVPVLIRGETGTGKELVARAIHEHGPRRSGPFVSVNLGALSKELVAAELFGARRGAYTGASVERDGFFRAAHGGTLFLDEIGEAPTEVQAALLRVIESGEVCPVGGHSPVPVDVRLVAATDADLEARIEERLFKAPLLHRLAGFELRVPALRERREDIGPLFLHFARRELANLGESHRLSRGDARAEPWLPASLMVRLLRHAWPGNVRQLHNVTRQLIIGSRGLPHLRVPSFLEQELASASTPLGGRLALAPLPALERPPSNPRARRKPSDVGEHELLEALRESAWDLQATAERLGIPRSSVYLLIERSSLLRAAGDVSAEELTRCFHECAGDIDAMARRLEVSRRALQRRIRELGLSGG; translated from the coding sequence ATGCAGCGCAAGCTCTCCAGCAACGAGGAGTCCACCGCCGGGCACGTACGCGGCGCGCCCGTGCTGGGCCGTCGGTACGTGCCCACGCTGACGCTCATCTCCCATCCAGACCTTCAGCGCGCGGGCGAGCGCGCCCTGCTCGAGGTGCTGGAGACGCTCGGCGTCCCCATGTCGATGTCTCGCAACGGCCCGGACTTCTCGCGGCCAGGTGTCCCAGGTGCACGGCCCCTGGATGACCCGTTCCTGAGTCGCACGCCGCTGTGGCTGGAGCCGAGGCCTCGTGGGGGCCTCCGCCTGGTGGCGCCGGCGCAGGGCACGCACGTGGCCGTGGCGGACACCCCCGTGCATGGCGCGGTGGAGCTGACGGCCGAGGCGCTGCGGGAAGGTGTGCCGTTGGTGCTCGCCGAGCGGCTGGTGTTGCTGCTGCACCTCACGGCCGTCCCAGGCCCGCGGGGTGTGGATGACCTGGGGCTTCTGGGGCCCTCGGAGCGACTCCAACAACTGCGCGAGGACATCCTGCGCGTGGCGGACCTGCCGGTGCCCGTGCTCATCCGAGGAGAGACCGGCACGGGCAAGGAGCTGGTGGCGCGCGCCATCCACGAGCACGGACCGCGCCGCTCCGGTCCCTTCGTCAGCGTGAACCTGGGCGCGCTCTCCAAGGAGCTGGTCGCCGCGGAGTTGTTCGGCGCACGGCGCGGCGCGTACACGGGCGCGAGCGTCGAGCGCGACGGCTTCTTCCGCGCGGCGCACGGCGGCACCCTGTTCCTGGACGAAATCGGCGAGGCCCCCACCGAGGTCCAGGCCGCGCTTCTTCGCGTCATCGAGTCGGGCGAGGTCTGCCCCGTCGGCGGGCACTCCCCCGTCCCCGTGGACGTACGACTGGTGGCGGCCACGGACGCGGACCTGGAGGCTCGCATCGAGGAGCGCCTGTTCAAGGCGCCGCTGCTCCACCGGCTCGCGGGCTTCGAGCTGCGCGTCCCTGCCTTGCGCGAGCGTCGAGAAGACATCGGCCCGTTGTTCCTCCACTTCGCCCGTCGCGAGCTCGCCAACCTGGGGGAGTCACACCGCTTGAGCCGAGGCGACGCCCGGGCCGAGCCGTGGCTGCCCGCGTCCCTGATGGTCCGCCTGCTGCGCCACGCGTGGCCCGGAAACGTCCGGCAGCTCCACAACGTCACCCGACAACTCATCATCGGAAGCCGGGGGCTCCCACACCTGCGGGTCCCCTCCTTCCTGGAGCAGGAGCTGGCCTCGGCTTCCACGCCCTTGGGCGGACGCCTGGCGCTGGCGCCCCTGCCCGCGTTGGAGCGCCCGCCCTCGAATCCCCGCGCGCGACGCAAGCCCTCGGACGTGGGTGAACACGAACTGCTCGAGGCCCTGCGCGAGAGCGCCTGGGACCTCCAGGCCACCGCAGAGCGGCTGGGCATCCCGCGCTCCTCCGTCTACCTGCTCATCGAGCGGAGCTCGCTGCTGCGCGCAGCGGGGGACGTGAGCGCGGAGGAACTCACCCGGTGCTTCCACGAGTGCGCGGGAGACATCGATGCGATGGCGAGACGCCTGGAGGTCTCCCGCCGCGCCCTCCAACGTCGCATCCGTGAGCTGGGCCTGAGTGGCGGCTGA
- a CDS encoding LemA family protein, whose product MSDRRRTDTSPQDAPVSYKDVDEIIRRATELMQADQSLETLTPEELQRIGDELDIPARYIDEARALRIERLQQEARSRRAMEVTRQARRQRHLLRARWGMALFAGAVALSGLVMSAIHNDLGTRALEVARQRAQVHNVLVRRDEVRARFATVTASPERDAELSGADNRVFVEQRRYDQLVADYNAAAASIPNRWVVERTQLPRSLPLSTELKSW is encoded by the coding sequence ATGAGTGACCGGCGACGCACGGATACCTCCCCACAGGATGCCCCCGTTTCGTACAAGGACGTCGACGAAATCATCCGCAGAGCGACCGAGCTGATGCAGGCAGACCAGTCGCTGGAGACGCTCACTCCCGAGGAACTCCAGCGCATCGGCGACGAGCTGGACATCCCCGCTCGCTACATCGACGAAGCCCGGGCGCTTCGAATCGAGCGGCTCCAACAAGAAGCGCGGTCGCGACGGGCGATGGAGGTCACCCGTCAGGCACGGCGCCAACGCCATCTCCTGCGGGCGCGCTGGGGCATGGCGCTCTTCGCGGGCGCAGTCGCCCTGTCTGGACTGGTCATGAGCGCCATTCACAATGACCTGGGGACACGGGCGTTGGAGGTGGCTCGGCAGCGCGCCCAGGTGCACAACGTCTTGGTACGGCGAGACGAGGTGCGGGCGCGTTTCGCCACCGTCACGGCGAGTCCTGAACGAGACGCCGAGCTGTCCGGCGCCGACAACCGCGTGTTCGTGGAGCAGCGCCGCTACGACCAACTGGTGGCCGACTACAACGCCGCCGCGGCCTCCATCCCGAACCGCTGGGTGGTGGAGCGCACCCAGCTGCCTCGAAGCCTTCCCCTGTCCACCGAGCTGAAGTCATGGTGA
- a CDS encoding TPM domain-containing protein, translating to MVKPSLLVLVPLLALTVSAQPRVPTITRSVEDLAEVLPPQEEESISTELVRLRERTEAQMAVVLVETTSDEPIEDFARRIFDGWKGGSRERNDGLLLVVAVKDRRVRLEVGYGLEGPIPDSVARALLEAQSPWFARGDWRGGILNIVEGVQERLVEANTSPTTTHHRSGVAAKRPRRPPATKDVFFTVLIFAAASSLVMFGIWRDMKESRGTIPWFLAIEVAVVATSAFTRGISIVETLGFFGAFVAYFCTMYRWLNSHPPSAMLVANGTPLLSYFHASGDLERAPTLWACLLTPSLVTTLLLALGLRYTLGSILNAMDIHGLARPKPFSLSLRAMIWLGYNPEYLREHQSRLDSAPGTDDICDSGGSLGGGGGGWGGGGWGGGGWSDGGGGGGGGDGGGGGGSSSF from the coding sequence ATGGTGAAGCCATCGCTGCTGGTGCTGGTCCCCCTGCTCGCGCTGACGGTCTCCGCCCAGCCCCGCGTCCCGACCATCACGCGCTCCGTCGAGGACCTCGCGGAGGTACTGCCCCCGCAAGAAGAGGAGAGCATCTCCACGGAGCTGGTCCGACTGCGCGAGCGGACCGAAGCCCAGATGGCGGTGGTTCTCGTCGAGACAACGTCCGATGAGCCCATCGAGGACTTCGCGCGGCGCATCTTCGATGGCTGGAAGGGAGGAAGCCGGGAGAGGAACGATGGGCTGCTGCTCGTGGTGGCGGTGAAGGACCGGCGCGTGAGGCTGGAAGTCGGCTACGGCCTGGAAGGGCCCATCCCCGACAGCGTCGCGCGAGCCCTCCTCGAAGCACAGTCGCCCTGGTTCGCCCGAGGAGACTGGCGCGGGGGCATCCTGAACATCGTCGAGGGAGTCCAGGAACGACTGGTGGAGGCCAACACATCGCCCACGACCACCCACCATCGAAGCGGCGTGGCCGCCAAGCGGCCTCGACGACCTCCAGCGACCAAGGACGTCTTCTTCACGGTGTTGATCTTCGCCGCGGCGAGCAGCCTCGTGATGTTCGGCATCTGGCGCGACATGAAGGAGTCACGTGGCACTATTCCTTGGTTCCTCGCGATCGAGGTCGCTGTCGTGGCGACATCCGCATTCACCCGGGGCATCTCCATCGTCGAAACCCTGGGCTTCTTCGGAGCCTTCGTGGCCTATTTCTGCACGATGTATCGCTGGCTGAACTCCCATCCCCCCAGCGCCATGCTCGTCGCCAACGGGACGCCCCTGCTCAGCTACTTTCACGCGTCCGGCGACCTCGAACGCGCGCCCACCTTGTGGGCCTGCTTGCTCACTCCGAGCCTCGTCACGACCCTGCTGCTCGCCTTGGGGCTCCGTTACACCCTCGGCTCCATCCTGAACGCCATGGATATCCATGGACTCGCCAGGCCGAAGCCTTTCTCACTCAGCCTGAGAGCGATGATCTGGCTCGGCTACAACCCCGAGTACCTTCGTGAGCATCAGTCGCGCCTGGATTCTGCCCCAGGAACAGACGACATCTGCGACTCGGGCGGGTCCTTGGGAGGAGGTGGCGGAGGCTGGGGTGGCGGAGGCTGGGGTGGCGGAGGCTGGAGTGACGGTGGCGGAGGAGGAGGAGGCGGCGACGGTGGTGGAGGCGGTGGCAGCTCCAGCTTCTGA
- a CDS encoding DNA polymerase domain-containing protein yields the protein MVEDEWLWGWDATPGIVSVWAEPDGRAFVWRRLPESGALVREDVRFRPWLVLSHLEDLEHLGPRLRPEREGPAPRRVTYQELSGPGALRFLIRAEDGRALASDVLQGASRRLGRPFANLRDLSAETVLSLPPEEQYLTASGRTYFRGLSFEALQRLQFDLETTGLDPGKDRIFLIAMRGPGGDTDVLEAHGEGDAAEADLLRRFVERVRQWDPDVIENHNLHGFDLPFVARRARRLDVPLALGRAGSPGLRHRPSARGSALGRGAERNADSMRRARYTVPGREFIDTLDAVLRHDFSARDLPGHGLKVVARHFGIAGPAREYIPGARVHEVFKTDPERVRRYARDDVAEAEGVARLLGGAAFALARMAPRRYERLADAGPATGVLDPLLVRAYLRSGAAIPAHEGGDGTAHSGAALHLFATGVARRVVKADVASLYPSLMREYRIGPKRDRLGALLSMVDRLVDQRLAAKKRGRAAPAGSTERHENDALSAAMKIIVNSAYGYMGAVGLTRFSDVHAANEVTRRGRAVLALLCRELARRGVTLLEADTDGVYFAVPEDWREEDERRVVAEVAALLPRRVQLEFDGRYAAMLSHEPKNYALQSHDGTLHLKGVAFRSSRAEPFGEVFLRKALRCLLAGDVAGVRDVYVDTVMALRRRRVPTTEVSAHVRLTKDSAQYAAVRERRRELAYEAMLTAGRTSWAVGERVRIYRAVGGRAGLLPEPEMDDVEEVSAQGAEDPRDYDVEYYVRLLKDTFAARLERGLTPLDFSTVFDDPGQPSLFTPSLADSRPILTVVQAPPEEEPLEPAPEESLGGP from the coding sequence ATGGTGGAGGACGAATGGCTGTGGGGTTGGGACGCGACGCCGGGCATCGTCTCGGTGTGGGCGGAGCCCGACGGCCGCGCCTTCGTGTGGCGCAGGCTCCCGGAGTCGGGGGCGCTGGTGCGCGAGGACGTGCGCTTCCGGCCGTGGTTGGTGCTGTCGCACCTGGAGGACCTGGAGCACCTGGGGCCGCGGCTGCGGCCGGAGCGTGAGGGGCCCGCGCCGCGTCGGGTGACGTACCAGGAGCTGTCGGGGCCGGGGGCGCTGCGCTTCCTGATTCGCGCGGAGGATGGGCGCGCGCTCGCGTCCGACGTGTTGCAGGGCGCGTCGCGGCGGCTGGGGCGGCCGTTCGCGAACCTGCGGGACTTGAGCGCGGAGACGGTGCTGTCGCTGCCGCCGGAGGAGCAGTACCTCACGGCGTCCGGGCGGACGTACTTCCGGGGGCTCTCTTTCGAGGCGCTGCAGCGGCTCCAGTTCGATTTGGAGACGACGGGGTTGGACCCGGGGAAGGACCGCATCTTCCTCATCGCGATGCGGGGGCCGGGCGGCGACACGGACGTGCTGGAGGCGCACGGGGAGGGGGACGCGGCGGAGGCGGACCTGTTGCGCCGGTTCGTCGAGCGGGTGCGCCAGTGGGACCCGGACGTCATCGAGAACCACAACCTGCACGGGTTCGACCTGCCCTTCGTGGCGCGGCGCGCGCGGCGGTTGGATGTGCCGCTGGCGTTGGGGCGGGCGGGCTCACCGGGCTTGCGGCACCGGCCGTCGGCGAGGGGCTCGGCGCTGGGGCGGGGGGCGGAACGCAACGCGGACTCGATGCGGCGCGCGCGCTACACGGTGCCGGGGCGCGAGTTCATCGACACGTTGGACGCGGTGCTGCGGCATGACTTCTCCGCGCGGGACTTGCCGGGGCATGGGCTCAAGGTCGTTGCGCGACACTTCGGCATCGCGGGCCCGGCGCGTGAGTACATCCCCGGGGCGCGGGTGCACGAGGTCTTCAAGACGGACCCGGAGCGGGTGCGGCGCTACGCGCGCGACGACGTGGCGGAGGCGGAGGGCGTGGCGCGGTTGTTGGGTGGGGCGGCGTTCGCGTTGGCGCGCATGGCGCCGCGTCGCTACGAGCGCCTGGCGGACGCGGGGCCGGCCACCGGGGTGTTGGACCCGTTGTTGGTGCGGGCGTACCTGCGCTCGGGGGCGGCGATTCCGGCGCACGAGGGGGGGGACGGCACGGCGCACAGCGGCGCGGCGCTGCACCTGTTCGCCACGGGGGTGGCGCGGCGGGTGGTGAAGGCGGACGTGGCCAGCCTGTATCCGTCGTTGATGCGCGAGTACCGCATCGGTCCGAAGCGGGACCGGCTGGGGGCGTTGTTGTCGATGGTGGACCGGCTGGTGGACCAGCGGCTGGCGGCGAAGAAGCGGGGCCGGGCGGCGCCCGCGGGCTCCACGGAGCGGCACGAGAACGACGCGCTGTCGGCGGCGATGAAGATCATCGTCAACTCGGCCTATGGCTACATGGGCGCGGTGGGGCTGACGCGCTTCTCGGACGTGCACGCGGCGAACGAGGTGACGCGGCGTGGGCGCGCGGTGCTGGCGCTCTTGTGTCGGGAGCTCGCGCGGCGGGGCGTGACGTTGTTGGAGGCGGACACGGACGGCGTGTACTTCGCGGTGCCGGAGGACTGGCGCGAGGAGGACGAGCGGCGGGTGGTGGCGGAGGTCGCCGCGCTGTTGCCTCGCCGCGTGCAGTTGGAGTTCGACGGGCGCTACGCGGCGATGTTGTCGCACGAGCCGAAGAACTACGCGCTGCAGTCGCATGACGGGACGCTGCACCTCAAGGGCGTGGCCTTCCGCTCCAGTCGCGCGGAGCCGTTCGGCGAGGTGTTCCTGCGCAAGGCCCTGCGGTGCCTGTTGGCCGGAGACGTGGCGGGCGTGCGGGACGTGTACGTGGACACGGTGATGGCGCTGCGCAGGCGGCGGGTGCCGACGACGGAGGTGTCGGCGCACGTGCGGCTGACGAAGGACTCGGCGCAGTACGCGGCGGTGCGCGAGCGTCGGCGGGAGCTGGCGTACGAGGCGATGCTCACCGCGGGCAGGACGTCGTGGGCGGTGGGTGAGCGCGTGCGCATCTACCGCGCGGTGGGCGGGCGCGCGGGGCTGCTCCCCGAGCCGGAGATGGATGACGTGGAGGAGGTGTCCGCGCAGGGCGCCGAGGACCCTCGGGACTACGACGTCGAGTATTACGTGCGGCTCTTGAAGGACACCTTCGCGGCGCGCCTGGAGCGGGGACTGACGCCGCTGGACTTCTCCACCGTGTTCGACGACCCGGGGCAGCCCTCGCTCTTCACGCCGTCACTCGCGGACTCGCGTCCCATCCTCACGGTGGTGCAGGCGCCGCCGGAGGAGGAGCCGCTGGAGCCGGCGCCAGAGGAGTCCCTGGGCGGTCCGTGA
- a CDS encoding helix-turn-helix transcriptional regulator — protein MQRTERLFALAEYLRGRRTGVTAETLAERFGVTIRTIYRDLDTLRAASMPVAAERGRGGGYALDRSYSLPPVNFTAREAALLVALGRFAIDMRLMPFAGTLDSALDKVRAALSTSAQRELLDRLKELSFLGVPSLPSKPAVRAAIERAWFEQQPLRLTYVDGNYLETTREVRIRSVVMDRHETRLDTQDVQSGERRPFRLDRIVHAEVLRAFEP, from the coding sequence ATGCAACGCACCGAGCGACTCTTCGCACTCGCCGAGTACCTCCGGGGCCGCCGCACCGGCGTCACCGCCGAGACGCTCGCCGAGCGCTTCGGCGTCACCATCCGCACCATCTACCGCGACCTCGACACGTTGCGCGCCGCGTCAATGCCGGTGGCCGCGGAGCGGGGACGCGGCGGTGGCTACGCGTTGGACCGCAGCTACAGCCTGCCGCCGGTGAACTTCACCGCGCGCGAGGCCGCGCTGCTGGTGGCGCTGGGGCGCTTCGCCATCGACATGCGGCTGATGCCCTTCGCGGGCACGCTTGATTCGGCGTTGGACAAGGTGCGCGCCGCGCTCTCCACGTCCGCGCAGCGCGAGCTGCTCGACCGGCTCAAGGAGCTGAGCTTCCTGGGCGTGCCGTCGCTGCCGAGCAAGCCCGCCGTGCGAGCGGCCATCGAGCGCGCCTGGTTCGAGCAGCAGCCGTTGCGCCTGACGTACGTGGACGGCAACTACCTGGAGACCACGCGCGAGGTGCGCATCCGCTCCGTCGTGATGGACCGACATGAGACACGCCTGGACACCCAGGACGTCCAGAGCGGCGAGCGACGCCCCTTCCGGCTGGACCGAATCGTCCACGCCGAGGTGCTGCGCGCCTTCGAGCCCTGA